Part of the Coregonus clupeaformis isolate EN_2021a unplaced genomic scaffold, ASM2061545v1 scaf0499, whole genome shotgun sequence genome, tagtggggtagtgtggtggggtagtggggtagtgtggtggggtagtggggtagtgttggggtagtgggtggggtagtggggtagtgtggtgggggtagtggggtagtggggtagtggggtagtgtggtggggtagtggggtagtgggggTAGTGtgggtagtggggtagtggggtagtggggtagtgggggtagtggggtagtgtggggtagtggggtagtggggtagtggggtgggggtagtgggggtagtggggtagtgggggtagtgtggtggggtagtggggtagtggggtagtgtggtggggtagtggggtagtggggtagtgtggtggggtagtggggtagtggggtagtgggggtagtgtggtggggtagtgggggtagtggggtagtgtggtgggggtagtggggtagtgggggtagtgggggtagtgtggtggggtagtgtggtggggtagtgtggtagtggggtagtggggtagtggggtagtggggtagtgtggtggggtagtgtctgcCAACTCCCTACTCCTCATCAACACTAGGAGAGAGAATCAACGGTCTGATAAAACTCCCAATTTACCCCATTTTACTCCGTTCAATTTCATTGTTTTGTCATTTGCTAAATACTTAGTGTCTGAGTGCCATGCAGGCCCGCTTTCATATCCAGAACCATGAGTCAGCGAGCCGGGCCGAAGGTGGACATACGGGGTGTTCTATAGCAGGACTGTCCCCTGGGCTTCCAGAAGGTGGACATACGGGGTGTTCTATAGCAGGACTGTCCCCTGGGCTTCCAGAAGGTGGACATACGGGGTGTTCTATAGCAGGACTGTCCCCTGGGCTTCCAGAAGGTGGACATACGGGGTGTTCTATAGCAGGACTGTCCCCTGGGCTTCCAGAAGGTGGACATACGGGGTGTTCTATAGCAGGACTGTCCCCTGGGCTTCCAGAAGGTGGACATACGGGGTGTTCTATAGCAGGACTGTCCCCTGGGATTCCAGAAGGTGGACATACGAGGTGTTCTATAGCAGGACTGTCCCCTGGGCTTCCAGAAGGTGGACATACGGGGTGTTCTATAGCAGGACTGTCTCCTGGGCTTCCAGAAGGTGGACATACGGGGTGTTCTATAGCAGGACTGTCCCCTGGGATTCCAGAAGGTGGACATACGGGGTGTTCTATAGCAGGACTGTCCCCTGGGATTCCAGAAGGTGGACATACGGGGGTGTTCTATAGCAGGACTGTCCCCTGGGCTTCCAGAAGGTGGACATACGGGGTGTTCTATAGCAGGACTGTCCCCTGGGCTTCCAGAAGGTGGACATACGGGGTGTTCTATAGCAGGACTGTCCCCTGGGCTTCCAGAAGGTGGACATACGGGGTGTTCTATAGCAGGACTGTCCCCTGGGCTTCCAGAAGGTGGACATACGGGGTGTTCTATAGCAGGACTGTCCCCTGGGCTTCCAGAAGGTGGACATACGGGGTGTTCTATAGCAGGACTGTCCCCTGGGCTTCCAGAAGGTGGACATACGGGGTGTTCTATAGCAGGACTGTCCCCTGGGCTTCCAGAAGGTGGACATACGGGGTGTTCTATAGCAGGACTGTCCCCTGGGCTTCCAGAAGGTGGACATACGGGGTGTTCTATAGCAGGACTGTCCCCTGGGATTCCAGAAGGTGGACATACGGGGTGTTCTATAGCAGGACTGTCCCCTGGGCTTCCAGAAGGTGGACATACGGGGTGTTCTATAGCAGGACTGTCCCCTGGGCTTCCAGAAGGTGGACATACGGGGTGTTCTATAGCAGGACTGTCCCCTGGGCTTCCAGAACTAGAGACGAGAAGCATTAGGAGGCAGCgttccaaattacaccctattccctttgtagtgcactgaTTTTGACTGGTCCTTCGTTTCTGTGCTGCTGGAGGCTATCCCATGTCGGTCAGAGGAGAAGATGGACATCTCTTTCTGTTTCCTGCCCGAAGGAGAATGAGAATCCCAGATCTATAAGGTCTGGACTGAAACGTTTCCATATGTCTAAATCATTCAATCATGCCCTGGAGGAGAAACAGGGAGCTGCCTGAACAGTGTGGGTGCATCATTAAtaacgccctattccctatatagtgcactacttttgaccagggctcccatatggatctggtcaaaagtagtacactatgtagggaatagcgtGCTCTTTGTAACACAACCTACATCGCTGCAGAACTCAGGGTCATCAAGATACGTCTCATCCGGAGTACACGTGTAAGTCTGGATGAGACGTAGGAATACAGAgtacacttcttccatttaagaatgatggaggccactgtgttcttggggaccttcaatgctgcagaaatgttttggcacccttccccagatctgtgccccgacacaatcctgtctcggagctctacggacaattccttcgacctcatggattggtttttgctctgacatgcactgtcaaccgtgggaccttatttatttttatttatatagtcaggtgtgtgcctttccaaaccatgtccaatcaattgaatttactacaggtggactccaatcaaattgtagaaacatctcaaagatgatcaatggaaacaggatgcacctgagctcaatttcgagtctcatatcaaagggtctgaatacttatgtaagtaaggtatttctgtttttaatttgaatatatttgcaattataaaaaaaaaaaaaaactgttttcgctttgtcattatggggtattgtgtgtagatagatgaggcggaaaaaaataattgaatccattttagaataaagctgtaacgtaacaaaatgtggaagaagtaaaaggggtctgaatactttctgaatgcactgtatatcaatgTGTGCCCGATAAcgcccctcatctctgattctccgctGGGCGTGAAATATCAAGTGCGCCTATAGGCTAGTTAGTGTGGTCTATATCAAATGATCAATAGCCCATAGTctataggctacgaagtgcatgctGGGAAAAGCACAGAACAAAGTTATATTTTGAAGATAGCTGCTGTTAGGGTGTAAATACAACTAGGGTGCAttacactgcaatggatattccaaccctgagcctgTCCTGCTCTTGCTGATAAAAAAAAGTTTGTGTGTGATGCCTAACCAATGGTTGTGATGTGTTGGCCTACTGTGGCAGTTCAGAaggagagtcaaaggcttcttccgaaaataattttggATTAGGCCTATTCCGCGcggactagcctatagcctatgttctgAGAAGGAGAGTGGGAAGTTGAGAAGGAGGAcaggaggtcaactttgatagcttgctacttctataattgattttattaaaaacaacatgttttttgcccatgatgtaggcctatttatcagttattgacctcacaataaacCGGATACGAGTAACTTACATTTTGGTGCTGAAACTTGCAGCAGCAGCCATGGCACAATCAttcggaaatggacagctcatggtgctgaaagtaggcaaattcgagtAGGCATTATTCA contains:
- the LOC123484934 gene encoding delta-actitoxin-Amc1a-like, with protein sequence MSTFWKPRGQSCYRTPRMSTFWKPRGQSCYRTPRMSTFWNPRGQSCYRTPRMSTFWKPRGQSCYRTPRMSTFWKPRGQSCYRTPRMSTFWKPRGQSCYRTPRMSTFWKPRGQSCYRTPRMSTFWKPRGQSCYRTPRMSTFWKPRGQSCYRTPRMSTFWKPRGQSCYRTPRMSTFWKPRGQSCYRTPPYVHLLESQGTVLL